aggctggccggcccaacagcccaggcgcttaaaaaaaaagactttttgttGCGACATAACTAAAGGgttgctacaacatatatacatattatataccacaatgatacggtttctataatacattttttatacgtatggtacactttctatacaagactgatacagtttatatgcacatgctggaattatatatacactttttatacaaaaatgatacatattatatacgaaaatgatacaattttctattctatacagggcagttgcactgtgttgatacacattatatacacaaatgatacatattatatacacaaatgatacataacTTAgtaattcatattttatacagtttctatacattacagataggtactgatacatattttatacacaaatgacacatattatatataaaaatcgcctcaaatatttttgtgtttgggtttttagttgaaaattgtcttatttaagttttggcTAATGAATGAGATTAGTTTAGTGGGTAAAATTTGGGTTTAGAAGAACTTTGGCCACCGGGTGGAATTAGTTTCAGCCCACCGGCCAATTATGTCCTTTACCCAAGAAAATAGGATCGTTACACAAGACATATTTGGGCCATGTGACATAGTACCCAATGGATCCAATAGAGATGGACCGAGTCCATAGCTCATGAGATGCTGATATGATTCCTCTGTGTTAAGAGGTCGAACTAAATTTCTTGTCAAAAATCACAGGTATATTGCGTTAACCTATTTACATGGGGATCATGATAGATTGAATCAGTAACattatatagagcccgtttggattggcttacagcttaaagctgtttgcagcttataagctgaaaaaaataagttggggtagtccaacttattttttttggcttataagctgttttcagcttataagctgctttagataaactaagtcaaatgggtccaattatttttttgagcttattttaagcataaaatgactttaagctggccagccaaacactcaaaaagctgaaaacagcttataagccaacttataagccaatccaaacgggctcataataaTTATTTTATCTTAACATTTATATTTTAAACCTATATTTTTCTTCGCTATatactactccctccattcacttttacttatccaatattctaaaaatacattttcacttttacttgtcacttttaacatatcaaagataatttttttttccgttttacccatagtattaattactcattcaaatcatttttcaagtcCGTTAAAGCTATACTTCAATTAATATGGTAACATGGTaaaatatgcacttcatttattattgcTTAACAGGTGTGCAAAGTCCACAATggacaaataaaataaaagtgaacTAAGGGAGTAAACATCAACTGTTCGCTTGACctctttgaaagaaaaaaaaaactaagataTTCAATTATTAAATAAAGTAAGAAAGACAGTTGAGCTGATTAGGATAAAAAGGTAAAAGCACATGAAGAAAATCTTTATTTGTTTTTCGCTGTATATCTTCATTATCAGATTTTTCTGGTTGGGGAAACTACAACTGGAATCGATGATCTACCTAGAGCCCATTGGTACAAAAAGGATGATCTACATTAAagagccataaataaataaacaacccAAAATTAGCACAAGTTTGGTTTCTGTATTACAAGGGAGAATGAGAGAAATACAACGCATATCCACAACAAATTGAATCCCATTTTTTCCCCACAATTCCCGTTAAAATTAAGTATTTAACTATCAAAGTTTGATAAATATTTGACAAAGATAAAATATCCCCACTTTTACAAACTCCCGTTTTGACATGCACCTTTTTTTCCGTTTTTAAATAGCGTTTGGTTATGCATTGGactatttttaaaagaaaatttaaaGATAAATTTTAAGTTTGAAAAAGTGATTTTGACCAGCTCTTAAAAGATCAAAACAATTCAAAAATTTATTTAAGAGATTATTTTAGATATATTCTCAAATATAAAAGACCATTGTTGGTCATTTATAGATTAAATAATATAGTAACTTATTGTAGCACATTTTCCATATTAGTAATCTCACTTTTGTTTGAATAACACATTTTTCATATTTGACTAATTATTTTTCATATTAGTAATCTCACTTTTTTTAGAAAGTTATATAGTTATTACTCAGGTGACATGATACCGTAAAAATTCTTTTAAATTATCACTCTCAAGTTTAATATAAATAGACGAATAAAAGACTACTTTAAAAAAAttaagggtcgtttggtagccGGTTAAAAGTAAGTTTCATGTATTAAAAATCTATATAAGTAATACTGTGTTTGGTAGCTAGTTATGAAGtgagttattcatgtataaagtTAGTACAGAGTTTGGTTTGCAATTTATaaacccgcataactaatacatgtataagttgtgaggaatctatgtattattttatgcaggacaAAAGGTGAAATAACTAATATATGAACAACTAAaccttagggctcgtttggtatgatggataaatAAAAATAGTCATGGGATAAAATTTAGTGCCGCCTTATCCCACATTTGGTTGGAACAAAAATTTGGAATAACTTATCCCGAGATTATAGTGTttttttatcccaccttgagggtggaataactaatcccgggagaggttgtttccaaccaaacgagcccttacaTAACTATAATAGAtgaataaaataatacataaatttccTTATAACTAATCCATatattactaatacctgcataactctaaccaactACCAAACGGCCCTCAGGGCGAGTAAGATTTCTTTAAACCAGAGTGATTTGGAGATAAAGCGTCCATAATCATTCCATAACAGGAATATTAGATTAGTGACAACGAGAGAGCCCCATCCCAAATATTATAAGGAACACACTTCATCACTTCCACTGGATATCATAATGAGTGTACGTTACTTTCTCCCAGAAAAATagaatttttcaaattttaaataacAAAACTGCATCACCCATTCACCCTACCAGCTCAGATTCCTAACTTTTCCAACCTTTCTTTTATTAAACTTTCCCCAAATTCCCTCTCAATTTTATAAAAAGCctctttttttctctcctttctaCATTTCATGTACTATAAAATAATCCACTCTCCTAAAAAATTAGACGGCGCTAATATATCTGAATTTTGTTATTAACCCAAGAAAAGAAAAACCCATAATTCTCCTTTTTTAAAAACCTACTAAGATACCTGAATTTTGTTATTAAAGATTCAGTTTTCTGTTCTATAATGTGGGTGCTTATTATTTTTTAGCTATGGTAACAGACTAAAAGGGTGTTTAAATTTTTTTGGGGTTTTGTATAAAGATGTTGTGCAGAAAGAATTCAGTTAGTTGTGGCCGTGGATCAGTACCAGTGCATCTAAACGTGTACGATCTTACTTCCATTAATGGTTATGCTTATTGGCTTGGTCTTGGTGTTTACCATTCTGGTGTTCAAGGTTAGTAATTAATATTTCTTGTTAGACATTACATTTGTTGAATTATACTTAGTTTTTCAGATCTGGGCATATTTTGGTGGCTTAattaattgaaaaagaaaaaaagtttatGATAAAAAACAGACCTGAATTATCACTTTTTTCGCGAATTTCACATCTCAACTTCTTGTTTCTACCTGAACTAATACCATTTACAGATGTGTGTTTTAATACAAagatggtgatagtttaggtaggaaaaaaGAACAGTTGATAGTTGGGGTTggggtgtgaaactcgcgaaaaagtgatagttcaggcGTGTTTTTGATCATTAACTAATTAATTTGGGTTAAATTGTTGTTAGTTCATGGAGTAGAGTATGCATTTGGAGCTCATGAGTATCCAACAACGGGGATATTTGAAGGGGAACCGAAACAATGTGAAGGATTTACGTTTAGGAAGGCAATTTTGATTGGATGGACAGAGATAAGTCATGGAGAAGTGAGAAGAGTTATGGAAGAACTTGCTGATAAGTATAAGGGAAATGCTTACAATCTTATAACTAAGAATTGTAACCATTTCTGTAATGATGCTTGTCTTAAACTTACTGGCAATCCCATCCCCAGTTGGGTAAATCGACTTGCACGAATCGGTAAGCCTCTTAATTAATCAACTAATATGAATCATCTGAATCCACTTTGCTCTATTCATATTCAGGGAGTTCACTGCTAACTATGTTTATGATGGTTGTTAATTTACTGCAATCCTATTTATGGCTCTTAATATGTTAATATCCAAGTATTTCTTGTCACTTCCTGGAGTTCCAAATTTTTCTGTTTTTGTTGGATTTTTTGTtttctcatgatattgttgaatCAGCGAGTTTGTAATGTTCTCTTTTGCAACTCAATCAGGTTTTGACACTGAAAAATAGCTTAATAGGAAATTGTTATGATCATGAGTTTATGGGACCCAGATGTCCCCTGGTAGATACCAAGTCATAGAGTATAGTAAACGTCTTATTCACAATTGAAAAGCTTCTTCTGATTAAAGCATGTGCCTTCAGGAAATACTTATCCAAGAAGTTTACTTGATATGGCTTTTATGTGATTAAAGTACTGTGCTGATTCTTTTCATATTTGGTCGGTTTCTGTATTCTGCAAGCATGTCTATGAAAAATGTGTTTCATTTGAGAATTAATCGCGTCTCAAATCGTGCTGTAGGTTTATTTTGCAATTGCATTATTCCAGCGAGTTTCAACTCGACTAAAATTGGCCACCATCGTATTGAAGACAAACCATGTGAAGGGGAGAAGAAGAAACTTAGAAGTCGCTCTAATAGGCTGACTCCATCATCGAATTCATCGTCTCCACCTTCGTCGTCGTGTTCTCCTCCGCGTGTCACAACCACAAGCAACAGAAGCCGAAGCAAAAGCCCAGTGCCTTCATCTTCACCCTTGATATCCACTTCAATATAGATTTCTTCGTGAAGAAGGCCGTTCTACATGCTTTTGTTCTGTTTTACAATTGATTCTTTTGCACCTTACTTCATAAACACTACAGCTGTTCAGGAAGCCCCGAAAATTCTGTGCATGAATGATTTCTCACTTGGGTATAAATTTCTTTGCCTCAGGAGTCTCGTATTATAGATAGCTGCCAATTTTAGACTGAAGAAAACATAATATAAAAGGCTGCAACATTTCATTAACTTAATGAATTTGTTTGTTTATAATTCATCAGGTCTCAGAGCATATGCGCACCAAGATTCAACGTGAGTTTTTGAGGATTACTTATTAAACTATAAATAATTCAACAAACCCCTTGATCCTAGTGAATTTTTTGATCTTATAACTTAAAAGTTTCGAAGATTGGTGGCACACAGTTCAAAACTCGGAGAACAATAAATTCACCCTTGTTCCATTTTGCACTTAAATATCAGAGTTTTGTCTAGGGCAGAGTTCAAACCCGAACCCTTTCTTGTAcgaacacatacacatacacatcacaCACTGCACTCTTACCACTAGACAAAGGCTGGCTCCTAACCAAGCGACACTTCGAAATCAAAGGTCCTAAATTGGTTTAGAGGTCCAATCAAAAGGGCAGTCCAATAGATCAAGGAGACTCGGAATCTACTGTGCTTTTCCTTTCAGAGAAGAATATGCCTTTCTGCTGCTTTCCGCAATAGCAGGCCTCCTTTTTCTCTAGTTTTACCAAATCCATCCCGAATTTATCTACCAATCTTTATTCTTGCGCGCCCATTTTTAGTCTTAAAGTCCAATGTTTACCTGAAATCGGACCCACAATCTTACCGACCTATCATAGTTGGTACTTGTCATAACACTGTCTACTAATTCTCCAGCTAAACCTACCAAGGAATAGTTGGTACATTAGATTCGTAAGTTAAACCAAATTCCACACTTAGAATAAAAGGTAGAAAGAAAATCCTTCAAGGATAACCAATAACAGTAACTTAAAATCTATATCCACTTATCATTCCATATCTCAGCATACAAGTTTTGGGGGTGGGGAGAGGGGAAGGGGGAACAGAAGAGGAgtaagagaaagaagaaaataaCATTTCCAGAACAATGGTATGCACAGCTTGATGTGCGGCCTGAACCACTCCTGCACGGGAATGATATTTACATTATCAGCAAACCTGTCTCAAACAAATTTCAAGATTCATCCACTATTTGGAAACAGAAAACATACTTCGCATTAACAAATAATATTTGGGGCACAAGGTGACATGCCAAACAGCAGTGTTCTTAACCCTGCTTTGCTCTCATTGACTCGACAAAATTATCCAGGATCAGTGGCCAAGCAAGGTTCGAGTCATAATTGCTCAAGTCTGGAAAACTTATCTGTTGCACAAAAACATCAAGACATGAGATAAGGCTTTAATCTGAACATTCAGACATCAAAATCACCACAAGGCTTCTGATGCA
The nucleotide sequence above comes from Lycium barbarum isolate Lr01 chromosome 3, ASM1917538v2, whole genome shotgun sequence. Encoded proteins:
- the LOC132633040 gene encoding deSI-like protein At4g17486 — encoded protein: MSMLCRKNSVSCGRGSVPVHLNVYDLTSINGYAYWLGLGVYHSGVQVHGVEYAFGAHEYPTTGIFEGEPKQCEGFTFRKAILIGWTEISHGEVRRVMEELADKYKGNAYNLITKNCNHFCNDACLKLTGNPIPSWVNRLARIGLFCNCIIPASFNSTKIGHHRIEDKPCEGEKKKLRSRSNRLTPSSNSSSPPSSSCSPPRVTTTSNRSRSKSPVPSSSPLISTSI